In Marivirga salinae, a single window of DNA contains:
- a CDS encoding ATP-binding cassette domain-containing protein, translating into MSEEILKALTQLFGIITKQDGGATEKERNFVIGFFQQELDQDSIKEYLELYDKLVGWGEEPSEEEDGKAKKKKLTSVRDSVRTLAICKKINKTLTQKQKVVVLIKLLEMVSADKNFTPQRMEIIDTVSNVFNIVKDEFKLIESFVIKRESDDLEQFDDILSVNNDTPAEDSLHVHADIDGEILFLNVRSVDMYFVKYTGTEEINLNGFIMKTDGVYLFSHGSTIKTPKGAALYYSELIRKFLSDGEQVNLSFNAEDIVLQFPNGELGLRNVNVFEGPGELVGIMGASGAGKTTLLNVLAGIQAPTSGHIKINGLDLNEDKEELQGIIGYVSQDDLLIEELTVYQNLYYNAKLCFAKMSEEEIHERVMDTLENLGLEARKDLRVGGVLDKTISGGQRKRLNIALELIREPAVMFVDEPTSGLSSRDSENVIDLLKELTLKGKLIFVVIHQPSSDIYKMFDKMIIMDTGGYQIFYGHPIEAVTYFKKTTNQVDADRGVCPTCGNVNPEQIFNIIEAKVVDEYGQLTNKRKINPSQWRDFYHDNFDHKKVKDESEAPPSTLSIPNKLKQTVIFTIRDTLSKLSNKQYLLINLLEAPFLALLLAFIIKYRSAPSGDDYIFRFNDNLPAFLLMSIIVALFMGLTVSAEEIIRDRKILKRESFLNLSWNSYLLSKITILFTLSAIQTFTYVVIGVLVLEIKDATFSMWAILFTTSCFANVLGLNVSSAFKSAVTVYILIPLLLIPQMILSGLLFSFDKLNDFISTKGKVPIVADLMTSRWAYEALTVDMFKNNGYQEYFYEIESDEKTADFKSSFLTKKIREKLRVIENNLDSKEPVGIEETEYATRVIYNALEKEPFKGNLEGEDLDKLLDPETINQEKIGKISTYVDQLRDHYINEFNLAVKKKETLQFHLENDSSYQFNLNEAKDLYYNESLADLVRNLTVEDRVIEYKGQLIQQIDPVFNKPIEPDNPLNYRTHFFAPEKYFAGVYIDTFYFNILVIWFMSLLLYVMLYFELFRRALGFFGNIKLKRKES; encoded by the coding sequence TAGGGTGGGGAGAAGAACCTTCTGAGGAAGAAGACGGTAAAGCAAAAAAGAAAAAATTAACCTCAGTAAGAGATTCGGTTAGAACTCTTGCGATATGTAAAAAGATTAACAAAACACTTACCCAAAAGCAAAAAGTGGTCGTTTTGATCAAGCTTTTGGAGATGGTATCTGCCGATAAAAATTTCACACCACAAAGAATGGAAATCATTGATACGGTTTCCAATGTCTTTAACATCGTAAAAGATGAATTTAAGTTAATTGAAAGCTTTGTCATAAAAAGAGAATCTGATGATTTAGAACAATTTGACGATATTCTTTCTGTTAATAATGACACTCCTGCTGAAGATAGCTTGCATGTGCATGCTGATATAGATGGCGAAATACTTTTCTTAAATGTGAGAAGTGTGGACATGTATTTCGTAAAATATACGGGTACTGAAGAAATAAATCTGAATGGATTTATAATGAAAACAGATGGTGTATATCTGTTTTCTCATGGTAGTACAATCAAAACTCCAAAAGGTGCTGCTTTATATTATTCTGAATTAATTAGAAAATTCTTGTCTGATGGAGAGCAAGTTAACCTTTCCTTTAATGCAGAAGATATTGTATTACAATTTCCCAATGGCGAATTAGGATTAAGAAATGTAAATGTTTTCGAAGGACCAGGTGAACTAGTGGGTATAATGGGAGCTTCTGGTGCTGGAAAAACTACCTTATTAAATGTTCTTGCAGGAATTCAAGCACCGACATCAGGTCACATCAAAATTAATGGGCTTGATTTAAATGAAGATAAAGAAGAATTACAAGGTATTATAGGCTATGTTTCTCAAGATGACCTTTTGATTGAGGAACTAACAGTTTATCAAAACCTTTACTATAATGCAAAATTATGTTTTGCGAAAATGTCCGAAGAGGAAATCCATGAAAGAGTAATGGATACTTTGGAAAACCTTGGTTTAGAGGCAAGGAAAGATTTACGAGTAGGTGGTGTTTTAGATAAAACGATTTCGGGTGGACAAAGAAAGCGACTAAATATCGCACTTGAGTTGATCAGAGAACCAGCTGTTATGTTTGTTGATGAGCCAACTTCCGGATTATCATCTCGTGATTCTGAAAATGTAATCGATTTATTAAAAGAATTAACCTTAAAAGGGAAATTGATATTTGTGGTTATCCATCAACCCTCATCAGACATATATAAAATGTTTGATAAGATGATTATCATGGATACGGGTGGATACCAAATATTTTATGGACATCCAATTGAGGCGGTTACTTATTTTAAGAAAACTACCAACCAGGTTGATGCTGACAGAGGCGTTTGTCCTACTTGTGGTAATGTTAATCCTGAGCAAATATTTAATATAATTGAAGCTAAAGTTGTTGATGAATATGGTCAATTAACTAATAAGCGAAAAATTAACCCAAGTCAATGGAGAGATTTTTATCATGATAATTTTGACCATAAAAAGGTGAAAGATGAAAGTGAAGCACCTCCTTCAACATTATCAATACCCAATAAATTAAAACAAACTGTCATATTTACTATTAGGGACACGCTCTCTAAATTAAGTAATAAGCAGTATTTATTAATTAACTTATTAGAAGCTCCATTCTTAGCTTTATTATTAGCTTTTATCATTAAGTACAGAAGTGCACCTTCGGGAGATGATTATATCTTTAGATTTAATGATAACCTACCTGCATTCCTATTAATGAGTATTATTGTTGCGCTCTTTATGGGGCTAACAGTAAGTGCAGAAGAAATTATTAGAGATAGGAAAATTTTAAAAAGAGAATCCTTTCTAAATTTAAGTTGGAATAGCTATTTACTATCCAAAATAACCATACTATTCACATTGTCAGCTATACAGACATTTACTTATGTGGTGATAGGAGTGTTAGTATTGGAAATCAAGGATGCAACTTTTAGTATGTGGGCCATTTTATTCACAACATCTTGTTTTGCGAATGTTTTGGGGCTTAATGTGAGTTCTGCTTTCAAATCAGCGGTAACTGTTTACATTCTAATTCCTTTGCTGCTTATCCCACAAATGATATTAAGTGGGTTGTTATTTAGTTTTGATAAGTTAAATGACTTTATCAGCACAAAAGGAAAAGTACCTATTGTAGCAGATTTGATGACCTCACGTTGGGCTTATGAAGCTTTAACAGTGGATATGTTTAAAAATAATGGTTATCAGGAATATTTTTATGAAATTGAATCAGATGAAAAAACTGCTGATTTTAAGTCTTCATTTTTAACAAAGAAAATAAGAGAGAAATTAAGAGTAATTGAAAATAATTTGGATTCTAAAGAGCCGGTCGGAATTGAAGAAACTGAATATGCTACTAGGGTCATATATAATGCTTTAGAGAAAGAACCTTTTAAAGGGAATTTGGAAGGAGAAGATTTAGATAAGCTACTTGATCCTGAAACCATCAATCAAGAAAAGATAGGTAAGATAAGTACTTATGTTGATCAATTAAGAGATCATTATATAAATGAGTTCAACTTGGCTGTTAAAAAGAAGGAAACTTTGCAATTTCATTTAGAAAATGATTCTTCTTATCAGTTTAATTTAAATGAAGCGAAAGACTTATATTACAATGAAAGCTTAGCAGATTTAGTGAGAAATTTAACTGTTGAGGACAGGGTAATCGAATATAAAGGACAACTTATTCAACAAATTGATCCTGTTTTTAACAAGCCGATAGAGCCTGATAATCCGCTTAATTACCGTACCCATTTTTTCGCTCCTGAAAAGTATTTTGCCGGAGTCTATATAGATACGTTTTATTTTAATATACTTGTGATATGGTTTATGTCACTATTGCTATATGTGATGTTGTATTTTGAATTATTCAGAAGAGCATTAGGATTCTTTGGGAATATTAAATTGAAGAGAAAAGAATCTTAG
- the purB gene encoding adenylosuccinate lyase, whose translation MDLTTLSAIAPIDGRYRNKTQSLAPYFSEWALIKYRVHVEVEYFIALCELPLPQLKEFDHALFPKMRELVSNFNEEDALVIKKIEKTTNHDVKAVEYFLKQKFDDLGIGAQKEFIHFGLTSQDINNTATPLLLKDATEKVYLPFLNEIKEILGSYANDWKDVPMLAKTHGQPASPTRLGKEIAVFDVRLAEQLKLENNIPFAAKFGGATGNFNAHHVAYPNIDWRAFGNNFCEKYLGLKRSEPTTQIEHYDHLAARFDSFKRLNTILMDLSKDVWQYVSMNYFKQKIAKDEVGSSAMPHKVNPIDFENAEGNLGIANAILEHLSAKLPISRLQRDLTDSTVLRNIGVPLAHGLIAFESLKKGLGKLELNPAAIEHDLTENWAVVAEAIQTVLRREAYPAPYEALKALTRKNEKITQNTISEFIDSLEVSDSIKNELKDITPFNYTGI comes from the coding sequence ATGGATTTAACTACTTTAAGTGCTATTGCTCCTATTGACGGACGCTACAGAAATAAAACTCAATCTCTTGCCCCCTATTTTTCAGAATGGGCATTAATTAAATACAGAGTACATGTTGAAGTAGAATATTTCATTGCGCTTTGTGAATTACCGCTTCCACAACTTAAAGAATTTGATCATGCTCTTTTTCCTAAAATGAGGGAACTAGTTTCTAATTTCAATGAGGAAGATGCTTTGGTGATTAAAAAGATTGAAAAGACCACTAATCATGATGTAAAAGCAGTAGAGTATTTCCTAAAACAAAAATTTGATGATTTAGGAATTGGTGCTCAAAAAGAATTTATCCATTTTGGATTAACATCTCAAGATATTAATAATACGGCCACCCCTCTTTTATTAAAAGATGCAACAGAAAAGGTTTACTTACCTTTTTTAAACGAAATTAAAGAGATACTTGGTAGTTACGCCAATGATTGGAAAGATGTCCCTATGTTGGCTAAAACACATGGACAGCCTGCTTCTCCAACCAGATTAGGTAAAGAAATTGCAGTATTTGATGTACGACTAGCGGAACAGCTTAAATTAGAAAACAACATCCCTTTTGCTGCCAAATTTGGTGGTGCTACTGGTAATTTTAATGCTCATCATGTTGCCTATCCTAATATTGACTGGAGAGCATTTGGCAATAATTTCTGCGAAAAATATTTAGGACTCAAGCGTTCTGAACCTACTACACAAATTGAGCATTACGATCATTTAGCCGCTCGGTTTGATTCGTTCAAACGATTGAATACTATTCTAATGGATTTAAGTAAAGATGTTTGGCAGTATGTAAGCATGAATTACTTTAAACAAAAAATAGCTAAAGATGAAGTAGGCTCATCTGCGATGCCACATAAAGTAAATCCAATTGATTTCGAAAATGCAGAAGGCAATTTGGGAATTGCTAATGCTATTTTAGAGCATTTATCTGCAAAACTCCCCATTTCAAGATTGCAAAGAGATTTAACAGACTCTACAGTTTTACGAAATATTGGCGTTCCACTTGCACACGGATTAATTGCTTTTGAATCATTAAAAAAGGGCTTAGGGAAATTAGAATTAAACCCAGCAGCTATTGAACATGATTTGACTGAAAATTGGGCAGTGGTGGCTGAAGCCATTCAAACTGTTTTAAGAAGAGAGGCTTATCCTGCACCATATGAGGCACTGAAAGCTTTGACTCGTAAGAATGAAAAGATTACTCAGAACACAATTTCGGAATTCATCGATAGTTTAGAAGTATCGGATTCAATTAAAAATGAATTGAAAGATATCACACCTTTTAATTATACGGGGATCTAA
- a CDS encoding polyprenol monophosphomannose synthase: MKENLVIIPTYNECENIEDIIRAVFLLSTRFEILIIDDNSPDGTAEIVRSLQDEYEEQLHIIERSGKLGLGTAYIEGFKYALKHNYQYIFEMDADFSHNPLDLLEMLKSCQKEDVQLTIGSRYKTGVNVVNWPMGRVLMSYLASKYVRFITGLPVFDATAGFICYHRSVLETIELDKIKFIGYAFQIEMKFKAWKHGFGIEEVPIIFTDRSKGTSKMSKKIFKEAIIGVIQLKIRSWFKKYKQANNPVSTQKASVQ, translated from the coding sequence ATGAAAGAGAATTTAGTCATCATACCAACATATAATGAGTGCGAAAATATAGAGGATATTATTCGTGCTGTTTTTCTATTGTCTACAAGATTTGAAATTCTCATCATTGATGATAATTCACCAGATGGAACAGCCGAAATTGTAAGGTCATTGCAAGATGAATATGAAGAACAATTACATATTATCGAAAGGTCAGGCAAGTTAGGTTTAGGAACTGCATATATTGAAGGTTTTAAATATGCCTTAAAGCATAATTACCAATACATTTTTGAAATGGATGCTGATTTCTCTCACAATCCATTAGATCTCCTAGAGATGTTGAAATCATGTCAAAAAGAAGATGTTCAACTCACTATTGGTTCTCGATACAAAACCGGTGTAAATGTTGTAAATTGGCCGATGGGTAGGGTTTTAATGTCCTATTTGGCAAGTAAGTATGTTCGTTTCATTACAGGCTTACCAGTTTTTGATGCCACAGCTGGATTTATTTGCTATCATCGATCGGTTTTAGAAACTATTGAACTAGATAAGATCAAATTCATCGGGTATGCATTCCAAATTGAAATGAAATTCAAGGCCTGGAAACATGGGTTTGGAATTGAAGAAGTGCCTATTATTTTTACAGACCGCAGCAAAGGGACTTCAAAAATGTCAAAAAAGATCTTTAAAGAAGCCATAATTGGGGTTATCCAATTGAAAATAAGAAGTTGGTTTAAAAAATATAAGCAAGCAAATAATCCTGTTTCAACACAGAAAGCTAGTGTCCAATAA
- the lepB gene encoding signal peptidase I → MNIPFFNKKKKPAKPKSKVREWVDALVFAVIAATLIRWATLEAFVIPTPSMEGTLLVGDYLFVSKLHYGPRTPKTPLQLPLTHRRFYGTEDVPAYLDWIQLPQYRFPGFSEVKRNDAVVFNYPEELQYPLDLREYYIKRCVGLPGDKLQVKSAELYINDEKAFVPEDIQFSYFIKTDQTIRDRVFEDYNIWDKIYEPGYGYRVHAEPKEIEKMKSLPFVNDIIFSPTYKNGKILSTDSSDVDPATFPKTPETSWNKDFYGPIEVPKEGQTIKINHKNLLMYGDVLRYYEHLEDVQIKNDKLYIDGKEVAEYTFSQDYFFMMGDNRHNSWDSRFWGFVPKDHVVGKALFIWMSMDPNESFFNKIRWERLFTGIN, encoded by the coding sequence ATGAATATTCCATTTTTCAATAAAAAGAAAAAACCAGCTAAACCAAAATCTAAAGTTAGAGAATGGGTAGATGCATTGGTATTTGCCGTAATAGCAGCTACTTTAATCAGATGGGCTACTTTGGAAGCTTTTGTAATTCCTACTCCATCAATGGAAGGCACCTTATTAGTGGGTGACTATCTATTTGTAAGTAAGTTACATTACGGGCCCCGAACACCTAAAACGCCCTTACAACTTCCTTTAACACATAGAAGATTTTACGGAACTGAAGATGTCCCTGCTTACTTAGATTGGATTCAATTGCCTCAATACAGATTTCCTGGCTTTAGTGAAGTAAAAAGAAACGATGCAGTTGTTTTCAATTACCCTGAGGAATTACAGTATCCGCTTGATTTAAGAGAATATTATATTAAAAGATGTGTAGGGCTTCCTGGTGATAAATTACAAGTCAAAAGTGCAGAGTTGTATATCAATGATGAAAAAGCATTTGTTCCGGAGGATATACAATTTAGCTATTTCATTAAAACTGATCAAACCATAAGAGATAGAGTTTTTGAGGATTATAATATTTGGGATAAAATATATGAGCCAGGCTATGGCTATAGGGTTCATGCAGAACCTAAGGAAATAGAAAAAATGAAATCACTTCCTTTTGTAAATGATATCATCTTCTCTCCTACTTATAAAAATGGAAAAATATTAAGTACAGACAGCAGTGATGTTGACCCAGCTACTTTCCCAAAGACTCCAGAAACCAGTTGGAATAAAGATTTTTATGGTCCTATAGAAGTACCTAAAGAAGGACAAACCATAAAAATCAATCATAAAAATTTACTTATGTATGGAGATGTCCTTCGCTACTATGAACATTTAGAAGACGTTCAAATCAAAAATGATAAGCTTTATATAGATGGAAAAGAAGTAGCTGAGTATACTTTTTCACAAGATTATTTCTTTATGATGGGAGATAATCGTCATAACTCATGGGATAGCCGTTTTTGGGGTTTTGTTCCTAAAGATCACGTGGTGGGTAAAGCTTTATTCATCTGGATGAGTATGGATCCTAATGAATCCTTCTTTAATAAAATCAGATGGGAACGTTTATTTACTGGAATTAATTAA
- a CDS encoding D-glycero-alpha-D-manno-heptose-1,7-bisphosphate 7-phosphatase, with protein MRLHKCIFLDRDGVLNRERGEYTYKLSDFEILSGVKEGLEITKKSGYLLIVITNQAGIAKGIYNTDDVLKCHSYLQAHIGDLIDDIYFCPHHPVTTESLLRKPDSLMLEKAIAKWEVDTDKSYMIGDSLRDIQAAEKVGVKGILVGEKDSNNSTAPKAKNLLDAVNKFIVS; from the coding sequence ATGCGATTACATAAATGTATTTTTTTAGACAGGGATGGTGTTTTAAATAGAGAAAGAGGAGAATATACATATAAACTCAGTGATTTTGAAATTTTATCTGGAGTGAAAGAAGGATTGGAGATTACGAAAAAATCAGGTTATTTATTAATTGTAATTACAAATCAAGCGGGTATAGCGAAAGGAATTTATAACACAGATGATGTTCTGAAATGTCATTCTTATCTGCAGGCCCATATAGGAGATTTAATAGATGATATTTATTTCTGCCCTCATCATCCTGTTACCACTGAATCATTGCTAAGAAAGCCTGATAGCCTTATGTTGGAGAAGGCTATAGCAAAGTGGGAGGTTGATACTGATAAATCTTATATGATTGGAGATTCTTTACGCGACATACAAGCTGCTGAGAAAGTTGGAGTAAAAGGAATTTTGGTAGGTGAGAAAGATTCGAATAATTCGACTGCACCCAAGGCTAAAAACCTTTTGGATGCAGTCAATAAATTCATTGTGAGTTAG
- a CDS encoding D-2-hydroxyacid dehydrogenase: MPKKNILTYGHLAEGFQAFISKEYPELNCLLAKDKEDVAKLLPKAQYVAGFNFLFKMDINHLEWIHSFGAGVDSFMKLKLPEQCTLTKTKGKMGQRMSEYCLTYILQDLYKSDLYKINQASKTWEQVIPKSLSKQSVILFGTGNISTDIAQVLQPMVKNIVGVNTNGKNKEFFDVCLPFDNLDMGNLEANSIIINTLPATKETQNLFNIDFFSKLENVLFLNIGRGTSVNEDDLIKALDQKHIRQAILDVFKEEPLPQDSPLWEHPKCIVTPHISGITLLEDVKQSFKLAYEAIKAGEDHKLMVDTEKGY; encoded by the coding sequence ATGCCTAAAAAAAATATTCTTACATATGGTCATCTAGCAGAAGGATTTCAAGCTTTCATCTCTAAAGAATATCCTGAGCTAAATTGTTTGCTCGCAAAAGACAAAGAAGATGTAGCCAAGTTACTTCCAAAAGCACAATATGTAGCTGGGTTCAATTTCCTCTTTAAAATGGATATTAACCATTTAGAATGGATTCATTCCTTTGGTGCGGGTGTCGACAGCTTCATGAAATTAAAACTTCCTGAGCAGTGCACCTTAACAAAAACTAAAGGAAAGATGGGGCAAAGAATGTCGGAATACTGCTTGACCTATATCTTACAAGATTTATATAAATCTGATTTATACAAAATAAACCAAGCCTCTAAAACCTGGGAACAAGTAATTCCTAAGTCTTTGTCCAAGCAAAGCGTAATCCTGTTCGGAACTGGAAACATTAGCACCGACATAGCTCAAGTACTTCAACCAATGGTAAAAAACATTGTAGGTGTAAATACTAATGGCAAAAACAAAGAGTTCTTTGATGTGTGTTTACCTTTTGATAATTTAGATATGGGAAACCTTGAAGCTAATTCCATCATTATCAACACACTTCCTGCAACCAAAGAAACTCAAAATCTATTCAATATAGACTTCTTCTCAAAACTTGAAAACGTTCTTTTTCTCAATATTGGTAGAGGAACTTCAGTGAATGAAGACGATTTAATTAAGGCTTTAGACCAAAAACACATTCGACAAGCGATTTTAGATGTCTTTAAAGAAGAACCTTTACCACAAGATTCCCCATTATGGGAACATCCAAAGTGTATCGTAACTCCCCATATCTCGGGCATTACTTTATTAGAAGATGTAAAACAAAGCTTTAAGTTAGCATATGAGGCCATTAAAGCTGGGGAAGATCATAAATTAATGGTCGATACTGAAAAGGGATACTAA
- a CDS encoding RluA family pseudouridine synthase, whose product MNKKSSPSNQELNSYIIEEDTELLKHLSAAYPNKKKALLKSVMGGGQIRINGDVITQFNHPLKKGDEIQINWAKPSKKIKLQKLNIIYEDQHLIAIEKEAGLLSVASLKEKTKNAVQILKEHMEAIDPRNKVYIIHRLEREVSGILLFAKSKELQEQLQNHWEDFIIDRKYVAIVEGKVKETSHTLKNYLRSNKHNEVFIVDTPNNATSAITHFKLLKQSNAYSMLEFKLETGFKNQIRVQMAHFGYPVTGDKKYTARKNPLARVALHANLMELKHPISGEHLKFELVPPSNFRNLVAKG is encoded by the coding sequence ATGAACAAAAAATCAAGCCCATCTAATCAGGAGCTTAATAGCTACATAATTGAGGAAGACACTGAATTATTAAAGCACCTTTCTGCAGCATATCCAAACAAGAAAAAAGCTTTATTGAAATCCGTAATGGGTGGTGGGCAAATTAGAATCAACGGTGATGTGATTACCCAATTTAATCATCCACTTAAAAAAGGAGATGAAATCCAGATCAATTGGGCGAAGCCATCAAAAAAAATCAAACTTCAGAAGCTGAATATTATCTATGAAGATCAGCATTTGATTGCGATTGAAAAAGAAGCTGGTTTACTCTCCGTTGCTTCTTTGAAGGAGAAAACAAAAAATGCTGTCCAGATATTAAAAGAGCATATGGAAGCCATTGATCCTAGAAATAAGGTCTATATAATCCACAGATTAGAAAGGGAGGTTTCTGGAATATTATTATTTGCCAAAAGCAAAGAATTGCAAGAGCAACTACAGAATCATTGGGAAGATTTTATAATTGACCGAAAATATGTGGCTATTGTAGAAGGAAAAGTTAAAGAAACATCACACACCTTAAAAAATTATTTAAGAAGCAATAAACACAATGAAGTTTTCATTGTAGATACTCCTAATAATGCAACTTCTGCAATCACACATTTCAAATTGCTAAAACAAAGTAATGCCTATTCAATGCTTGAGTTTAAGCTTGAAACTGGTTTTAAAAATCAAATTAGGGTTCAAATGGCACATTTTGGTTACCCAGTTACAGGAGATAAAAAATATACAGCAAGGAAAAATCCGTTGGCGAGAGTTGCATTACACGCCAATTTAATGGAACTTAAACATCCAATTAGCGGTGAACATTTAAAGTTTGAGTTAGTTCCTCCTTCTAATTTCCGAAATTTAGTTGCAAAAGGTTAA
- a CDS encoding DUF3127 domain-containing protein, which produces MELKGKVVDILPEEKGQGKNGEWRKQSYIFETQEQYPKKVCAEVWGDKIDGFNIKQGEELTAKINIDSREFNGKWYTNVKIWAVDRASDGNVGGIPNSQNDNMPPQSSGSASGPQETPPPSEDDELPF; this is translated from the coding sequence ATGGAATTAAAAGGAAAAGTGGTAGATATTCTACCTGAGGAAAAAGGGCAAGGTAAAAACGGTGAATGGAGAAAGCAATCTTATATTTTCGAAACACAGGAGCAATATCCAAAGAAAGTTTGTGCTGAAGTTTGGGGAGATAAAATAGATGGTTTTAATATCAAGCAGGGAGAAGAACTAACAGCTAAAATTAATATTGATAGCAGGGAATTTAATGGTAAGTGGTATACCAATGTAAAAATATGGGCTGTAGATAGAGCTTCAGATGGAAATGTAGGGGGTATTCCAAATTCACAAAATGATAATATGCCACCACAATCATCAGGAAGTGCTAGCGGACCTCAAGAAACACCACCTCCAAGCGAGGATGATGAATTGCCTTTTTGA
- a CDS encoding DUF3817 domain-containing protein → MIKNLRVLAILEGISYLLLGVTMPLKYMMEMPQPNYYVGMAHGVLFIGFCGLVLYIAIKRNWTMKLTLLSLAASLIPFGTFYADWKWFRKLES, encoded by the coding sequence ATGATAAAAAATTTAAGAGTTCTAGCCATTTTAGAAGGTATTTCCTATTTACTGCTTGGTGTTACTATGCCATTGAAATATATGATGGAAATGCCACAGCCTAATTATTATGTAGGGATGGCGCATGGCGTTTTATTTATTGGCTTTTGTGGATTGGTGCTATATATAGCAATCAAAAGAAATTGGACCATGAAACTTACACTTTTATCCCTAGCCGCTTCTTTAATTCCATTTGGTACTTTTTATGCTGATTGGAAATGGTTTAGAAAGCTAGAAAGCTGA
- the dapB gene encoding 4-hydroxy-tetrahydrodipicolinate reductase, protein MKILLIGHGKMGQAIEEFAIKRGHSLVATVDVNDTLMPTLAEQADVAIEFTHPDSAFDNIKFCLENNLPILSGTTGWLDKMPEIEEICKKNNGTFLYASNFSIGVNLFFKLNKFLAKLISPQNQYKPSMIEVHHTHKKDAPSGTAITLAEGIIEEHDKYSAWKNEAKTEEGEIPIASERLGEIPGTHKITYKSEVDQISIEHEAYSRDGFVQGAVLVAEWLPDQKGIVKIDDFLKL, encoded by the coding sequence ATGAAAATACTTTTAATTGGTCATGGAAAAATGGGGCAAGCCATTGAAGAATTTGCCATCAAAAGAGGGCATAGCTTAGTGGCTACCGTTGATGTTAACGATACTTTAATGCCAACATTAGCCGAGCAAGCTGATGTTGCAATAGAATTCACCCACCCTGACTCCGCTTTTGATAATATTAAATTCTGCCTTGAGAATAATCTACCTATCTTATCAGGCACAACAGGTTGGTTGGATAAAATGCCGGAAATTGAGGAAATCTGTAAAAAGAATAATGGTACTTTTCTTTATGCTTCAAACTTTTCAATAGGCGTAAATCTATTTTTTAAATTGAATAAGTTTTTAGCCAAATTAATCAGCCCACAAAATCAATATAAACCTTCCATGATAGAAGTGCATCATACGCATAAAAAAGATGCGCCTAGTGGAACAGCAATCACCTTAGCTGAAGGCATTATTGAGGAGCATGATAAATATAGTGCTTGGAAAAATGAAGCTAAAACAGAAGAAGGTGAAATCCCAATCGCTTCCGAAAGATTAGGCGAAATACCTGGAACTCATAAAATCACGTATAAATCAGAAGTTGATCAGATCAGTATTGAACATGAAGCTTATAGTAGAGATGGATTTGTTCAAGGTGCTGTATTAGTAGCTGAATGGCTTCCTGATCAAAAAGGAATAGTAAAAATTGATGACTTCTTAAAACTTTAG
- a CDS encoding alpha/beta hydrolase — translation MRNTVIFPHEAVFYQSATVTSQTKEIWFVLHGYGQLAQYFIRKFKAISTDNRVIIAPGGLSRFYLDGFSGRVGSTWMTKEERLLDIDNYIKYLNSVADEILQEASNDIKITLLGFSQGSATVCRWVEKLTFPFDRLILHSGAFPPDIDFTGLGDKLKAKEVFMLRGNEDEFINEERKKDQRSLIEKLSVDVKEIEFEGKHDIHIDSLKQIIGH, via the coding sequence ATGCGTAATACTGTTATCTTTCCTCACGAAGCTGTCTTTTATCAATCTGCTACAGTAACATCTCAAACAAAAGAAATTTGGTTTGTATTACATGGTTATGGTCAGCTCGCACAATATTTCATTCGTAAATTCAAAGCCATTTCCACTGATAATAGGGTGATTATTGCACCAGGAGGACTTTCACGTTTTTATTTAGATGGATTTTCAGGAAGAGTAGGGAGCACATGGATGACAAAAGAAGAAAGATTATTGGATATCGATAATTATATAAAATATCTTAATTCAGTAGCTGATGAGATTTTACAGGAGGCTTCAAATGACATCAAAATTACACTCTTGGGTTTTTCTCAAGGCTCGGCCACTGTTTGCAGATGGGTAGAAAAATTAACATTTCCATTTGATAGATTAATACTTCATTCTGGTGCTTTCCCTCCTGATATTGATTTTACTGGATTGGGAGATAAATTAAAAGCTAAAGAAGTTTTTATGTTGAGAGGAAATGAGGATGAATTTATCAATGAGGAAAGAAAAAAGGATCAGAGATCTTTAATTGAAAAGCTGAGTGTTGATGTGAAGGAAATAGAGTTTGAGGGAAAGCATGATATTCATATCGATTCCCTAAAACAAATTATTGGACACTAG